The Lutibacter profundi genome includes a region encoding these proteins:
- the guaB gene encoding IMP dehydrogenase → MISHTSKFVGEGLTYDDVLLIPAFSEVLPREVNIQAKFTKNITLNVPVVSAAMDTVTESEMAIAMARVGGIGVLHKNMSIKKQAKEVKKVKRSESGMILEPVTITKNETVLKAKSLMREYGIGGIPVINSEGTLIGIITNRDLRFENDNKRKISEVMTSKNLVTVPEGTSLKQAELVLQENKIEKLPVVNENYKLVGLITYRDIIKVIENPDANKDKYGRLCVAAAIGVTGDAFERAEALIKVGVDALVIDTAHGHTKSVVTILKEIKATYPTTDIVVGNIATAEAAKYLVEAGADAVKVGIGPGSICTTRVVAGVGYPQLSAIIEVAEAIRGTGVPVIADGGVRYTGDIPKAIAAGADSVMLGSLLAGTKESPGETIIFEGRKFKSYRGMGSVEAMEKGSKDRYFQDVEADIKKLVPEGIVGRVPYKGELHETMHQFIGGLRAGMGYCGAKNIAAQKQAKFVKITSAGMRESHPHDVTITKEAPNYSR, encoded by the coding sequence AGTTTTACCACGCGAGGTAAATATTCAAGCAAAATTCACAAAAAATATTACACTAAATGTACCTGTAGTCTCAGCGGCTATGGATACAGTAACAGAATCTGAAATGGCAATTGCTATGGCCAGAGTAGGAGGTATAGGCGTTTTACACAAAAATATGTCTATTAAAAAGCAAGCCAAAGAAGTAAAAAAGGTGAAGCGCTCTGAATCAGGTATGATTTTAGAACCTGTTACTATAACAAAAAATGAAACAGTGCTTAAAGCAAAAAGCTTAATGCGAGAATACGGTATTGGAGGTATTCCTGTAATTAACAGTGAAGGAACACTTATAGGTATTATTACTAATAGAGACTTGCGTTTTGAAAATGACAATAAACGTAAAATTTCTGAAGTTATGACTTCTAAAAATTTGGTTACTGTGCCAGAAGGAACTTCACTAAAACAAGCTGAACTTGTTTTGCAAGAAAATAAAATTGAAAAATTACCTGTTGTAAACGAAAACTATAAATTAGTTGGATTGATAACGTATAGAGATATTATTAAGGTAATTGAAAACCCCGATGCAAATAAAGATAAGTATGGACGTTTGTGTGTTGCAGCAGCCATTGGAGTTACTGGAGATGCATTTGAAAGAGCTGAAGCACTCATTAAAGTAGGTGTTGATGCGTTGGTAATTGATACAGCTCACGGGCATACAAAAAGTGTGGTAACTATTTTAAAAGAAATTAAAGCTACATATCCTACTACTGATATTGTTGTTGGAAATATTGCTACTGCAGAAGCTGCAAAATATTTGGTAGAAGCTGGTGCAGATGCCGTAAAAGTTGGTATTGGCCCTGGTTCAATTTGTACAACACGTGTAGTTGCTGGTGTAGGTTATCCACAACTTTCTGCTATTATTGAAGTTGCTGAAGCAATTAGAGGCACAGGAGTTCCTGTTATTGCCGATGGAGGTGTTCGTTATACAGGTGACATTCCAAAAGCAATTGCTGCAGGAGCTGATAGTGTAATGTTAGGTTCTTTGTTGGCTGGAACTAAAGAATCTCCAGGTGAAACTATTATTTTTGAAGGAAGAAAATTTAAATCGTATAGAGGAATGGGCTCTGTTGAAGCAATGGAGAAAGGATCAAAAGATCGTTATTTTCAAGATGTAGAAGCAGATATTAAAAAACTAGTTCCTGAAGGTATTGTAGGAAGAGTACCCTACAAAGGCGAATTACATGAAACAATGCATCAATTTATAGGAGGATTACGTGCAGGTATGGGGTACTGTGGAGCTAAAAATATAGCAGCTCAAAAACAAGCAAAATTTGTTAAAATTACTTCTGCCGGTATGCGAGAAAGCCACCCTCACGATGTAACTATAACCAAGGAAGCGCCTAATTACTCAAGATAA
- a CDS encoding prolyl oligopeptidase family serine peptidase, translated as MENKNLFTFLFLIITFNFIVTAQEKDKTRWTPEDIINTEYMKSVSVSPKGNMIVWTKKKAVKKKDKFVSDIYLTLLNIQEKETFKTIQLTFSDENDFNPIFSQNGESIYFLSARDKGKKLWRMSIYGGEAEEVKEFKKGISNLQWQNENTLLFQSNEGKTLYEKELEEIKDNVTVVEDSLHWKPTRVYAYNLKEKTIKRITNNKKPLSGFVISPNGKWLVYRKNRSRSYASDAQKDPFNYLQNLETGDVKQIITDRGFPSNSFQFTRDNKGFYFTSTYASNPKWNGAGISELYYYTIATNSYKKVNLKWNLGIGRGYQVVGNDAIVTLANKAYYKLAYYKKNGNAWVKSSINLGAKNNHTTILSVSKDGSKVIYQYSTASKLPTYYIADISKNKFLNEKEVVKLNKKLAKKPITKSEVMVWKGYNNEEVDGILYYPSTYEKGKRYPLILSIHGGPAGTDTDMWSERWSTYPNILAQRGAFVLKPNYHGSSNHGLSFVESIKGNYYEPELEDITKAIAILDKKGLIDRNQMGTMGWSNGAILTTMLTVRFPDMFKFAAPGAGDVNWTSDYGTCRFGVSFDQSYFGGAPWDDVNGKFYNENYIIKSPLFEIEKIKTPTIIFHGSKDRAVPRDQGWEYYRGLQQVGKAPVRFLWFPNQPHGLGKITHQLRKMKEELAWIDTYLFTKNPSKNETFKKESPLAQLLEIEKAATTTTGNYGVLFNGKLIPETVLVKKDSIEIARFEVTNAQYKSYNSMHKYNVGLDNYPVTVSKTEATNYVHWLSSITNKKYRLPNLAEAKNLHKKAFKAAKNENTLNYWAGYAITIDEVRQFNNKLEEVNTNLFKKVGEFKGTSIVSAKIYDLGGNVAEYYDNGIYGYSAYDFYDANNSEMLTSKHVGIRVIKE; from the coding sequence ATGGAAAATAAAAATTTATTCACCTTCTTATTCCTTATCATTACTTTCAATTTTATTGTGACTGCACAGGAAAAAGATAAAACACGTTGGACTCCTGAAGATATTATAAATACAGAATATATGAAGTCTGTTTCTGTATCTCCAAAAGGAAATATGATTGTGTGGACAAAAAAGAAGGCTGTAAAAAAGAAAGATAAATTTGTATCTGATATATATTTAACGCTATTAAATATTCAAGAAAAAGAAACTTTTAAAACTATACAACTTACATTTTCTGATGAGAATGATTTTAACCCTATTTTTTCTCAGAATGGAGAATCTATTTATTTTTTATCCGCTCGTGATAAAGGTAAAAAATTATGGAGAATGAGTATTTATGGTGGTGAAGCTGAAGAGGTGAAAGAATTTAAAAAAGGTATTTCAAATTTACAGTGGCAAAACGAAAATACCCTATTATTTCAATCGAATGAAGGTAAAACACTGTACGAAAAAGAGCTAGAAGAAATTAAAGATAACGTAACAGTAGTAGAAGATTCATTACACTGGAAACCAACTAGAGTTTATGCCTATAATTTGAAAGAAAAAACAATAAAACGCATAACAAATAATAAGAAGCCTTTAAGCGGTTTTGTTATTTCTCCCAATGGGAAATGGTTGGTTTATAGAAAGAATAGAAGTCGTAGCTACGCTTCAGATGCGCAAAAAGATCCTTTTAATTACCTTCAAAATTTAGAAACAGGAGACGTAAAACAAATAATAACCGATAGAGGTTTCCCATCTAATTCATTTCAATTTACTAGAGATAATAAAGGCTTTTACTTTACATCAACCTACGCTTCAAATCCAAAATGGAATGGAGCAGGTATTTCAGAACTCTATTATTATACAATTGCTACCAATTCATATAAAAAAGTAAATTTAAAGTGGAATTTAGGCATAGGACGTGGATATCAAGTTGTTGGAAACGATGCAATTGTAACATTAGCAAATAAAGCGTATTATAAATTGGCGTATTATAAAAAAAATGGAAATGCTTGGGTTAAATCATCTATTAATTTAGGAGCAAAGAACAATCATACTACCATACTTTCTGTTTCTAAAGATGGTTCAAAAGTAATTTATCAATATTCTACAGCTTCAAAATTACCTACTTATTACATTGCTGACATTAGCAAAAATAAATTTTTAAATGAAAAAGAAGTTGTAAAACTAAATAAAAAACTAGCTAAAAAACCAATTACAAAAAGTGAAGTAATGGTTTGGAAAGGTTACAATAATGAAGAAGTAGATGGTATTTTATATTATCCTTCAACTTATGAAAAAGGAAAACGGTACCCTTTAATTTTATCTATTCACGGTGGGCCAGCAGGTACTGATACGGATATGTGGAGCGAACGATGGAGTACTTATCCTAATATTTTAGCACAACGTGGTGCTTTTGTTTTAAAACCTAATTATCATGGTTCATCCAATCATGGGCTTTCGTTTGTAGAAAGTATCAAAGGGAATTATTACGAACCTGAGCTTGAAGATATAACCAAAGCTATTGCTATTTTAGATAAAAAAGGGTTGATTGATAGAAACCAAATGGGTACTATGGGATGGTCTAACGGTGCTATTTTAACTACAATGCTTACAGTTCGATTTCCTGATATGTTTAAATTTGCAGCACCTGGTGCTGGTGATGTTAACTGGACTTCAGATTATGGCACATGTAGATTTGGCGTTAGTTTTGATCAATCTTATTTTGGTGGTGCTCCTTGGGATGATGTAAATGGTAAATTTTACAATGAAAATTATATTATTAAATCTCCCCTATTTGAGATTGAAAAAATAAAAACACCTACCATTATTTTTCACGGTAGTAAAGATAGAGCTGTTCCACGTGATCAAGGATGGGAATATTATAGAGGTTTACAGCAAGTTGGTAAAGCTCCCGTTCGTTTTTTATGGTTTCCTAATCAACCGCATGGTTTAGGTAAAATTACACATCAATTGCGTAAAATGAAGGAAGAATTAGCTTGGATTGACACGTACTTGTTTACTAAAAATCCTTCAAAAAATGAGACCTTTAAAAAAGAGAGTCCGTTAGCACAACTTTTAGAAATTGAAAAAGCAGCTACAACTACAACTGGAAATTATGGTGTTTTATTCAATGGGAAATTAATTCCTGAAACCGTATTGGTCAAAAAAGATTCAATTGAAATAGCACGGTTTGAAGTTACAAATGCTCAATATAAATCGTATAATTCAATGCATAAATATAACGTTGGTTTGGATAACTACCCTGTTACAGTAAGTAAAACTGAAGCTACAAATTATGTACACTGGTTAAGTTCAATAACCAATAAGAAGTATAGATTGCCAAATTTAGCAGAAGCTAAAAATTTACATAAAAAAGCATTTAAGGCAGCTAAAAATGAAAACACCTTAAATTACTGGGCTGGTTATGCCATTACTATTGATGAAGTAAGGCAATTTAACAACAAACTAGAGGAAGTGAATACAAATTTATTTAAAAAGGTTGGAGAATTTAAAGGTACATCTATTGTATCTGCAAAAATTTATGATTTAGGAGGGAATGTTGCTGAATATTATGATAATGGTATTTATGGTTATAGTGCTTACGACTTTTATGATGCTAATAATTCTGAAATGCTTACTAGTAAGCATGTAGGTATTCGAGTTATTAAAGAATAA